A genomic segment from Nodularia sphaerocarpa UHCC 0038 encodes:
- the ruvX gene encoding Holliday junction resolvase RuvX: MGVAGCDGTGLIATGLTTIERTSFDRDVQQVRNLVNDRRVQILVIGLPYSMDGTLGFQARQVQKFGKKLGKALNLPVEYVDERLTSFQAEQLLIAENRSPSRHKGLIDRKAASIILQQWLDTRRANFHKSLLA; the protein is encoded by the coding sequence ATGGGTGTAGCGGGGTGCGATGGTACGGGTTTAATTGCTACAGGACTGACCACCATTGAGCGTACATCTTTTGATCGAGATGTGCAGCAAGTCCGTAACTTAGTTAATGACCGTCGGGTGCAAATCCTGGTGATTGGTTTACCTTACTCAATGGATGGGACTCTAGGTTTCCAGGCGCGTCAAGTGCAGAAATTTGGCAAAAAGTTGGGTAAAGCACTGAATTTGCCTGTGGAATATGTAGATGAGCGATTAACTTCTTTTCAAGCAGAGCAACTGTTAATAGCTGAAAATCGCTCCCCATCACGCCATAAGGGTTTAATTGACCGAAAGGCGGCATCGATAATTTTGCAACAATGGCTGGACACCAGGCGAGCCAATTTCCATAAATCGTTGCTAGCCTGA
- a CDS encoding GNAT family N-acetyltransferase, giving the protein MAARIKMTSLLPRNLSVVIRPAQYRDLDGIEQITQDSFATLTPKEAELAINQMQWLRRWYGCLKFLSWFPNPLKYRFCAYVAEQGRSLLGMIQVSPFNRTRSTWRIDRVMLASSMEKQAVGSQLLRHCFESILEARTWLLEVNVNDKDALALYRQNGFQRLAEMTYWEIQPELLAQLAQAEPDLPNLLPVSNADAQLLYQLDTASMPPLVRQVFDRNTRDFKTSLFGALTDALKQWVTKTEVVSGYVFEPQRKAAIGYFQVQLDRKGKTPHVATLTVHPAYTWLYPELLSQLARIVQDFPQQGLQLASSDYQAEREEYLERIGAKRREHTLVMSRSVWHKLRESKFVSLEGIQWTGVLQGLQPARKPIPGGMSWIQQTQQPASDRPAPTKSEPVTFNCENLSMEALPIPEIIDKTQEN; this is encoded by the coding sequence ATGGCAGCTCGAATTAAAATGACTTCATTACTTCCTCGAAACCTCAGCGTTGTCATCCGGCCAGCCCAATACCGGGATCTGGACGGAATTGAACAAATAACTCAAGACTCATTCGCCACCCTGACTCCCAAAGAGGCGGAACTGGCCATCAACCAGATGCAATGGTTACGGCGTTGGTATGGATGCTTGAAATTTTTAAGTTGGTTTCCTAACCCCCTAAAATATCGTTTCTGTGCCTACGTAGCAGAGCAAGGGCGATCGCTTTTAGGAATGATTCAAGTGTCACCTTTCAACCGCACGCGCAGTACATGGCGGATTGATCGGGTAATGCTGGCTTCATCTATGGAGAAGCAAGCAGTCGGCTCGCAACTTTTGCGCCATTGCTTTGAGTCGATTTTGGAAGCTCGGACTTGGCTATTAGAAGTTAATGTCAATGATAAAGACGCACTGGCACTATATCGCCAAAATGGATTTCAGCGTCTAGCAGAAATGACCTACTGGGAAATTCAACCGGAATTACTCGCCCAATTGGCACAAGCAGAGCCTGACTTGCCAAATCTTCTCCCTGTCAGCAATGCCGATGCTCAATTACTCTATCAGTTAGATACAGCATCAATGCCGCCTTTGGTGCGTCAAGTTTTTGACCGCAATACTCGCGACTTTAAAACCAGTTTGTTTGGCGCTTTAACTGATGCACTTAAGCAGTGGGTAACCAAAACCGAAGTAGTCAGTGGCTACGTATTTGAACCCCAACGCAAAGCAGCCATCGGCTATTTCCAAGTACAACTTGACCGCAAAGGTAAAACTCCTCATGTCGCCACGCTGACAGTTCACCCCGCTTATACGTGGCTGTACCCAGAGTTGCTTTCCCAACTAGCTCGCATTGTCCAAGATTTCCCCCAGCAAGGTTTACAACTAGCATCCTCAGACTACCAAGCAGAACGAGAAGAGTATTTAGAGCGCATTGGGGCTAAACGCAGAGAACATACCTTAGTGATGTCTCGCTCAGTGTGGCATAAGCTGCGGGAGTCTAAATTTGTCTCCTTAGAAGGAATTCAGTGGACTGGGGTGCTGCAAGGTTTGCAACCGGCTCGTAAACCCATACCAGGGGGGATGTCATGGATACAACAAACGCAGCAACCAGCGTCAGACAGACCAGCACCCACCAAATCAGAACCTGTTACCTTTAATTGCGAAAATTTGAGTATGGAAGCATTACCCATTCCTGAGATCATAGATAAAACACAGGAGAACTAA